The Desulfobacterales bacterium genome contains a region encoding:
- a CDS encoding transporter substrate-binding domain-containing protein produces the protein MMMKKWIIVLASLALLIGCAQTNGNKANASATPVIDRVQKSGTLTVGMTGNMPPLNMTSKEGELMGYEVDLARAMAKAMGVKAELKTMPFAELLPALEAGKIDMIISNMTITPGRNLKVAFVGPYFVSGKAFMTKVKTIALADEADDIDAKNTKLVALEGSTSQAFVETALPEAQLFKAKDYDEAVKMVLDDKVHAMVADYPIAVVSVFRYPGEGLLSVVTTLTYEPIGIAVPAGDPLLVNWVENYLDIADSTGLLDELKRRWLLNADWLNRLP, from the coding sequence ATGATGATGAAAAAATGGATAATTGTGCTGGCATCATTGGCACTGTTGATTGGCTGTGCTCAGACCAATGGCAACAAGGCTAATGCCTCGGCAACACCGGTCATCGACCGTGTCCAGAAAAGCGGCACACTAACGGTGGGAATGACCGGTAATATGCCGCCTTTGAACATGACCTCTAAAGAAGGCGAGCTGATGGGCTATGAAGTCGATCTGGCGCGGGCCATGGCCAAGGCTATGGGGGTCAAAGCCGAACTAAAGACGATGCCCTTTGCCGAACTGCTGCCAGCCTTAGAGGCGGGTAAAATCGATATGATTATATCCAACATGACGATTACACCCGGGCGTAACCTCAAGGTGGCGTTTGTGGGGCCGTACTTTGTCTCCGGTAAAGCATTTATGACCAAAGTCAAGACCATCGCACTGGCCGATGAGGCTGACGATATTGACGCCAAAAACACCAAACTGGTCGCTTTGGAAGGCTCCACCAGCCAGGCCTTTGTCGAAACCGCCCTGCCGGAAGCCCAATTGTTTAAGGCCAAAGATTATGACGAGGCCGTCAAAATGGTGCTCGACGATAAAGTCCATGCCATGGTGGCGGATTATCCGATTGCGGTGGTGTCAGTATTCCGCTATCCGGGTGAGGGATTATTGTCGGTTGTGACCACTTTGACCTATGAACCGATCGGAATCGCAGTGCCGGCCGGTGACCCTCTGCTGGTCAACTGGGTTGAAAACTATCTGGATATTGCCGACAGCACCGGTCTGCTGGATGAGTTGAAAAGGAGATGGTTACTCAATGCCGACTGGCTGAATCGGCTGCCATAA
- a CDS encoding 2-isopropylmalate synthase, whose translation MKAYVIMFLVVSLFGASSVLADECIEGDCVNGQGTLLTSTGQKFIGHFKDGMRHGKGVFILPGGRKLEGTWQENEIVEGIYTKPDGTRYDGQWKYRERNGRGELTFPDGRHYVGEFKSDQRHGKGTLWYPDGRKYEGDFQFGERTGQGTMTYPDGRKYSGEFKNGEWSGQGTLTYPDGKTVSGEFKYGEFVGNR comes from the coding sequence ATGAAAGCGTATGTGATTATGTTCCTGGTTGTCAGTTTGTTTGGTGCGTCTAGTGTTCTGGCCGATGAGTGCATCGAAGGCGATTGCGTTAACGGTCAGGGAACCCTGCTGACCAGCACCGGTCAAAAGTTTATTGGTCACTTTAAGGACGGCATGCGTCATGGTAAGGGTGTTTTCATTCTACCCGGTGGCCGCAAACTTGAAGGCACCTGGCAGGAAAATGAGATTGTAGAAGGTATCTACACCAAGCCGGATGGAACCCGTTATGACGGCCAATGGAAGTATCGCGAACGAAACGGTCGGGGTGAATTGACCTTTCCGGACGGCCGTCACTATGTCGGTGAATTTAAAAGCGACCAGCGCCATGGGAAAGGCACCCTCTGGTATCCGGATGGCCGCAAGTATGAAGGCGACTTTCAATTTGGCGAACGCACCGGGCAGGGGACCATGACCTATCCGGACGGGCGAAAATACAGCGGAGAATTCAAAAATGGTGAGTGGTCCGGCCAAGGGACACTTACCTATCCGGATGGCAAAACCGTCAGCGGTGAGTTCAAATACGGTGAATTTGTGGGAAATCGATAG
- a CDS encoding potassium channel family protein: MNKATNMVEKKTANFGTFIFKRRFFLLLVMIFAMLVGVPFIGDYSGFRFVVDLIVSGIFVAAMYAISDKKYNLLLALFLIFPMFVDMWADYFTSTARPLIVSQICGILFLGFAIFHIVNFILKQKEVTQEVIYASVVVYLLMAMLWANIYQLLETFAPGSFEMPGGQIQNDRILFLYFSLVTITTLGYGDMTPLTDRAAGLATVEALIGQIYLVLMVAWLVGLHVSKQTK; this comes from the coding sequence ATGAATAAAGCCACCAACATGGTCGAAAAAAAAACCGCCAATTTTGGAACATTCATTTTTAAAAGGCGCTTCTTTTTACTTCTGGTAATGATTTTCGCAATGCTGGTGGGCGTGCCTTTTATCGGGGACTACAGTGGTTTTCGTTTTGTTGTCGATCTTATCGTATCCGGCATCTTCGTGGCCGCCATGTATGCCATCAGTGATAAAAAATATAATTTGCTCTTGGCGCTTTTTTTGATCTTTCCGATGTTTGTGGACATGTGGGCCGATTATTTTACAAGCACTGCTAGGCCGTTAATTGTTTCTCAGATATGTGGCATCTTATTTTTAGGATTTGCCATTTTCCATATCGTCAACTTTATACTTAAACAAAAAGAAGTCACCCAGGAAGTCATTTATGCTTCTGTGGTCGTCTATTTGCTGATGGCCATGTTGTGGGCCAATATATATCAGTTGCTTGAAACCTTTGCGCCCGGTTCTTTTGAAATGCCGGGAGGCCAGATCCAAAACGACCGGATCCTTTTCTTATATTTCAGCCTTGTGACTATCACCACCCTGGGCTATGGTGATATGACACCCTTGACGGATCGGGCTGCCGGACTGGCCACGGTGGAGGCGCTGATCGGTCAAATCTATCTGGTGTTGATGGTGGCCTGGCTGGTGGGTCTGCATGTGTCAAAACAAACAAAATAA
- a CDS encoding ABC transporter substrate-binding protein: protein MRTLLILCFLVLAASPSMAYGDEPIEALRKGVQEGLQVLQGPKFTDQELKEAQQQKLRLILERLFDFHEFSRRVLASNWKNFTPSQRKTFIEVFTEFLGKFYMGKLQEKYKDERLIFESQEFKTPTRALVHIRVVWKGQKIPIDLLMIKRKGQWRVYDIQFLGVSAVRNYRAQFNSLLRKETPDQVIERMRQRIRKIDSEKKPVEYPQAPKG, encoded by the coding sequence ATGCGCACACTCTTAATCCTATGCTTTCTCGTTCTGGCAGCCAGCCCATCCATGGCCTATGGCGACGAGCCGATTGAGGCCCTGCGAAAAGGTGTCCAGGAAGGCCTGCAAGTTCTGCAGGGTCCTAAATTTACGGATCAGGAATTAAAAGAAGCCCAACAGCAGAAATTACGTCTGATTTTAGAGCGACTCTTTGATTTCCACGAATTTTCCCGAAGGGTGCTGGCCTCAAACTGGAAAAATTTTACGCCCTCCCAAAGAAAGACTTTTATCGAGGTTTTTACCGAATTTTTAGGTAAATTTTATATGGGAAAATTACAGGAAAAATATAAAGATGAAAGACTTATTTTTGAGAGTCAGGAGTTCAAAACTCCCACGCGGGCGCTGGTTCATATCAGAGTCGTCTGGAAGGGTCAAAAAATTCCGATAGATCTTTTGATGATCAAACGCAAAGGACAGTGGCGGGTGTATGACATTCAGTTTTTGGGTGTTAGCGCGGTGCGCAACTATCGGGCCCAATTCAACTCACTGCTTCGCAAAGAAACACCGGACCAGGTCATCGAGCGTATGCGCCAGAGGATCAGAAAAATAGATTCGGAAAAGAAACCGGTTGAGTACCCACAAGCCCCCAAAGGTTGA